From Acidobacteriota bacterium, a single genomic window includes:
- a CDS encoding sigma-70 family RNA polymerase sigma factor yields the protein MRGRLPAHVELDDLVSDGTVGLIDAVRKFDPAKGVTIESYARYRIRGAILDSLRKQDYASRDMRRRVKKVESTCEALERNLGRPPEDAEMARAMGMGLARWHERAAELQPLGFEGTGTRFLPGTSKRVSEEDLPDSSDGNPYQLCYRREQRDLLSGALRCLTERDRSIIAFYYQDGLTMKQIGSRLGIDESRVSQLHSGALARLRSGVAAMSAPVGRRLRQPAQGVDGARGRSIAAGEIG from the coding sequence ATGCGCGGGCGACTCCCCGCCCATGTGGAACTCGACGACCTGGTGAGTGACGGGACAGTGGGCCTGATTGACGCCGTCAGAAAATTTGACCCGGCCAAAGGGGTAACGATCGAGAGTTACGCTCGCTACCGTATTCGCGGCGCCATCCTCGATTCACTGCGGAAGCAGGACTATGCTTCGCGTGATATGCGGAGGAGGGTCAAGAAAGTTGAATCCACCTGTGAGGCCCTTGAACGCAATCTGGGCCGCCCGCCGGAAGACGCGGAGATGGCCCGTGCGATGGGAATGGGCCTTGCGCGATGGCATGAACGGGCCGCCGAATTGCAGCCGCTTGGTTTTGAAGGGACAGGCACCCGTTTTTTGCCGGGTACCAGCAAGCGAGTGAGTGAAGAGGACCTGCCGGATTCCTCTGATGGCAACCCCTATCAACTGTGCTACCGTCGCGAACAGAGAGACCTGCTTTCAGGCGCTCTAAGGTGCCTGACCGAACGCGACCGCTCCATTATTGCCTTTTACTACCAGGACGGGCTGACCATGAAGCAGATTGGCTCCAGACTTGGCATCGACGAATCGCGGGTTTCGCAACTGCACTCAGGCGCCCTGGCGAGACTGCGCAGCGGGGTTGCGGCCATGTCCGCGCCAGTGGGCAGAAGGCTTCGCCAGCCCGCGCAGGGCGTGGATGGAGCACGTGGCCGGAGCATTGCCGCGGGCGAGATCGGATGA